One window of the Triticum dicoccoides isolate Atlit2015 ecotype Zavitan chromosome 3B, WEW_v2.0, whole genome shotgun sequence genome contains the following:
- the LOC119276602 gene encoding uncharacterized protein LOC119276602, protein MTPQALLLLLAAAAAVAVAAAAPPNGAANDLLPKYGLPRGLIPDSVSSYTFDEATGDFEIHLAGTCYVRFGDHLVYYEKALRGCLSKGRITGLSGIQAKKLFLWVSVSGIVAHPEEGTLEFQVGFVSEELSASLFDRVPVCGASAGAQLRGVAGVIQELGLLPVAEA, encoded by the exons ATGACTCCCcaagccctcctcctcctcctcgccgccgccgccgccgtcgccgtcgccgccgcggccCCGCCGAACGGCGCGGCGAACGACCTCCTGCCCAAGTACGGCCTCCCCAGGGGCCTCATCCCGGACTCGGTCAGCTCCTACACCTTCGACGAGGCCACGGGCGACTTCGAGATCCACCTCGCGGGCACCTGCTACGTCCGCTTCGGCGACCACCTCGTCTACTACGAGAAGGCCCTCCGCGGCTGCCTCTCCAAGGGGCGGATCACCGGCCTCTCCGGCATCCAGGCCAAGAAGCTCTTCCTCTGGGtctccgtctccggcatcgtcgcgcACCCCGAGGAGGGCACCCTCGAGTTCCAGGTCGGCTTCGTCTCCGAGGAGCTCTCCGCCTCGCTCTTCGACCGGGTGCCCGTCTGCGGCGCCAGCGCCGGCGCGCAGCTCCGCGGCGTCGCCGGGGTCATCCAGGAGCTCGGCCTGCTCCCCGTTGCAGAG GCTTGA